The Oncorhynchus nerka isolate Pitt River linkage group LG24, Oner_Uvic_2.0, whole genome shotgun sequence genome has a window encoding:
- the LOC135564280 gene encoding cholesterol 24-hydroxylase-like, producing MALLPFFAGWIGYLLICLLGLILIAFLIFCLYIKYIHLKYDHIPGPPRDSFIFGHSPTMLREMSNGRVVHDKFLEWAETYGPVYRINGLHVVMLFVTCPDTTKEVLMSPKYPKAPMVYKRLFNLFGQRFLGSGLVTAQNHDEWYKQRRIMDPAFSSLYLRGQMGAFNERAEKLMDKLADMADTYTAANMQHMFNCVTLDVITKVAFGVELDLLKEIDSPFPNAIEMCLKGMVHYLRDFTFQLYPKNKKFINEVKKSCQLLRSTGRQWINERKMAVQNGEDVPKDILTQILKTAGKEENIANDDEELMLDNFVTFFIAGQETTANQLAFTVMELGRLPEILTKVKQEVDDVIGMKQEISFDDLGKMTYLSQVLKETLRLYPTAPGTSRFIPNDIVINGIPIPAGVSFVFNSYVCGRLDKFFEDPLKFDPERFHPDAAKPYYCYYPFALGPRSCLGQSFAQMEAKVVMAKLLQRFDFSLLPGQSFDILDTGTLRPKSGVVCNIRHRGQTPAA from the exons ATGGCACTTTTACCTTTCTTTGCAGGTTGGATCGGTTATTTGCTTATTTGCCTGCTTGGATTGATTTTGATCGCGTTTCTAATTTTTTGTCTTTACATAAAATATATTCATCTGAAATATGATCACATACCGGGACCACCAAGGGATAG TTTTATATTTGGTCATTCCCCAACCATGCTGAGGGAGATGAGCAATGGTCGAGTTGTCCACGACAAATTTCTGGAATG GGCTGAGACTTATGGACCGGTGTACCGAATCAACGGTTTGCATGTTGTGATGTTGTTTGTGACCTGTCCTGATACCACCAAG GAAGTCCTGATGTCACCTAAGTACCCCAAAGCCCCAATGGTCTACAAGCGTCTCTTCAACCTGTTTGGACAGAG GTTTTTGGGAAGTGGCCTGGTCACAGCACAGAATCATGATGAGTGGTACAAACAGCGAAGAATAATGGACCCTGCCTTCAGCAGTCT GTACCTGCGGGGTCAGATGGGTGCGTTCAACGAGAGGGCAGAGAAGCTGATGGATAAACTGGCGGACATGGCTGACACCTACACAGCTGCCAACATGCAACACATGTTCAACTGTGTGACACTGGATGTCATCACTAAG GTGGCGTTTGGAGTGGAGCTGGATCTGCTGAAGGAGATTGACTCTCCGTTCCCCAACGCTATAGAGATGTGTCTGAAGGGAATGGTCCACTATCTCAGAGACTTCACCTTCCAG CTCTACCCAAAGAACAAGAAGTTCATCAACGAGGTGAAGAAGTCTTGTCAGCTGCTGCGTTCGACAGGCAGACAGTGGATCAACGAGAGGAAAATGGCCGTCCAAAACGGAGAGGACGTTCCAAAAGACATCCTCACACAGATCCTCAAGACGGCTGGCAAAG AGGAAAACATAGCAAACGATGATGAGGAGCTTATGCTGGACAACTTTGTGACATTCTTCATTGCGG GGCAAGAGACAACAGCCAATCAACTAGCTTTTACCGTCATGGAACTGGGAAGGCTGCCAGAGATACTGACAAA GGTGAAGCAGGAAGTGGATGACGTCATCGGGATGAAACAGGAAATCAGCTTTGACGACCTGGGGAAAATGACCTACCTGTCTCAG GTTTTGAAGGAGACTCTAAGGTTGTACCCTACAGCACCAGGCACTTCTCGTTTCATCCCTAATGACATCGTCATCAACGGCATCCCCATCCCAGCAGGAGTCTCATTTGTC TTCAATTCGTATGTCTGTGGAAGGTTGGATAAGTTCTTTGAGGACCCGCTGAAGTTTGACCCAGAGAGGTTCCATCCAGACGCTGCCAA ACCCTATTACTGCTACTACCCCTTCGCCCTGGGACCACGCTCATGTCTGGGACAGAGCTTCGCACAG ATGGAGGCCAAGGTAGTGATGGCCAAGCTGCTCCAGAGGTTTGACttcagcctgctgcctggccagTCCTTTGACATCCTGGACACTGGGACTTTGAGACCAAAGAGTGGAGTGGTGTGTAACATCagacacagaggacagacaccTGCAGCCTGA